The Oryza sativa Japonica Group chromosome 11, ASM3414082v1 DNA window AGAGCATAAAGTAAGCAAGGTCAGAGAGACGCTGAGGCCTGAGGATCAAGTCTTCAAGACGAGGCAGCCGTCCTCTGCATTTCATCTTTGTCGATCCGTTTGTTAGAAACAAAGAACAGAATCCTTATATGTCTTAGTGCCATGGCACTGTGGAGCGGGCTGGggcaggcggcgacggtggcgcaacTGGTTGGTGCGGACGTCGGCGGGCTCATCTCCATGATCATGCAGGCGGCGATGACGGCTCAGCAGAACAAGAAGGAGTGCGAGCAGCTCGCCCGCCGCGTCTtcaccatcgccgagctgctGCAGCACCTGCAGGATCCCGATTTGCTGCGGCGGCCTGAGATCCGGCGGCCGCTGACCGGGCTCGACGACACGCTTCGGGAGGCACACGAGCTTGTGTTGTCGTGCCAGGACAAGAGCGCCGTGTACCAGTTGGTGATGGCAAGGAGGCAGGCTGACCGGTTCAGAGATGTGCAGAGCAGGATCGACTCCTATCTCCTCCTCGTCCCCGTTATCAGCCTCCTGGATATCACTCGTCGTCTCGATCGTATCTACAACATACTGCTTCCAACCAACACGCCCGGACCATCTATGCCTGCTTTCTCCGTGCCCCCAAATCCATCCCCTCCCGCTCAGGTACACATTGAAGTGGGAAGACTCAACTCTCAAGCATTCAATTGTATACTTGTAGTACTATCTATACTATTCTACTGCAACTCTTTTGATTTGGTATTCAGTTCCTCTTTCTTTCCGTTGTGTTCATCGCTATACTAGGTTGCCACACAGTTTGTTTGGAGAGGAACCCATGGAGTCAAAGAATTCACTTTTAAGGAGCTCACAACGGCGACGAACAACTTTTCTCTTGACAGAAAGATTGGTCAAGGCGCCTTCGCTACGGTGTACATGGGTAGGCTTCCCGACGGACGCGAGGTGGCCATCGAACGCACGCTCGAAACATCCGGCATAGGGAAAATAGACATCATGAGAGAGCTCAGTATCCTCCGCTCCATTAGCCACCAGCACATCGTCCGCGTCTTTGGCAGCTGTGTGAAGGAGAAGCGCCAGCTCCTGCCACCGTTTCggaaaaaggaggaagagaTCCTACTCGTCCTCGAGTATATTGAGAACGACACCCTTGACAAACACCTGCACGGCCcacggtcgtcgtcgccggtgatgacgtcctGGAAGACGCGCATCGAGATACTGCTAGGTGTGTCGAGGGCCATCGAGTACATGCAGTCCTACGGTGAGCGGCCGGTGATCCACCGTGACGTCAAGCCGTCCAACATCCTGCTCGATGCGAGCTGGGCGCCGCACTTGACGGACTTCCTTTGGGCGCTCACATGGGAAGGCCCAGGCCATCAGGAGAATATTATTGGCACCTATGGATACTTGGCCCCGGAGTGCGTTATAGCAGGCACTCTAAACCCGACAGTCGATGTCTACAGTTTGGGTGTTGTGATGCTGGAGGTATTGACGGGGAAGAAACCATATTTCTCTAAAGAAGAATGGGAAAAGGAGAAGACAGAAGAACGTgtggaagaggagaagagagaagaatgtGAGCAAGAGGGGAAGAACACAGAAGAGGGCAAGGAGAGTGAACGAGAAGAAGATGGGAAGACAAAAGAAGAATGGCATGAATGGCGAAAGCGGGAAATGTTTAGTCGTCGCCACAACTTGGTGTCCTTCGCGCTGCCACTGATCGAGGCGGGGGAGGTGTGGAAGGTGCTGGACAAGCGGCCGGCAGCGGAGCCAACGCCGAGGCAGCTGGAGGCAGCGGAACTGGTGGCGCAGATGGCAGTACGCTGCCTGCTGCTGCAGTGGGAGGAGCGGCCGCCCATTTCGGAAGTCGTGGCCAACCTCGAGAACGCGCTCGAGCTCGCCCATTGCGACGGTTAGCATAGCCTGGGCTCCCGAGACATCCTATGTGAATTGGGCAATGTATTTCTCATGTAAAAATTAATGCTGTTTGCTTCTGTTTCTCTTTTGTGAGCATACACAATTAAACATCGGAACTGCTAATGGTCTGTTGACAGAAAATAGGGTGCTAAATCTGTCACTTTTTTACCATTCATCTTTGTTTAAAATTCATGCTGCATTTGGATTCAATGGATTGAGCAAAGTCAGGCACGGTTGTGGACTTTGAGATGGATTGGGTTTTTGCTAGACTTTGTTGTTGTGTtctgtgggtcccacatttacGGTTCAATTTCGAAACACACGCCtgcttttttgctttttttcctCACATTTGAGCAGTGTTTTCTATTGCTACTTTGTTTATGATCCCACGCTTACTAATTACATCGTActtacactaaaattacatataattacatatgtaattttgtgacTTACATCataaatatactaaaattacatatgtaattttattacTTACAtcataaatacactaaaattacatatgtaatttttggaacttacaatgtaaatacatgccgactttttttttttgaatattaTGACATCATATCATAGTTACTCCCTAAATTTAAATAGATGAGATTAAATTTAGCTGTTAGATGTTTATCCTATGGCTCGAAAAATCTGCACAATAGGAGGCTAGAAAATATGTCACAGGCAGTCCCATTAAACATACCAATTTGGTGTGATCAACGAACACAATTAAACATAacaatttcagttatttataaattgtatttctatatttttagaaatcccgtcaaacgctgccactATACATCCTCTATGACCCATCTGCCGCctactttttattgtcattgggactctaaaaatcgaatataactatcgttggaatttaaTTTTTACTTATAGAAGTCCCACCAACCATCGACGGgtctgccattgtactcctgtaCGACCCGCCCGCTGCCTCTCATTTttgttgtcattgagattttaaaaattaaatatgattatcattggggtttattttttttattttctagatgtTCCGTCAACCGCCTTGACCGATTGCTTCACGACCTGCACGTCGTCCTttcttttaatcgtcattaggattttaTTTAGTGTTTtgttaatagtttttagatgttacatcaaccgccaccactctattTCTTTATATTCATGTTATTTAATTAAtatcgtcatgtgttttagattaCTCTGATGATTAAAAAAAGTCATAATTCCAATAATTGAACTTCCCATGGTAATGTACTAATATGTGCTAACCTCACTGTTTATTTAATGTAGGTTTAGAGAGTAATATATGACATGCTAAGCTGCTATGATCTCATTGATGTCCTAATTGGGTTTAGTCAATAAGATGGATGCGTCCAACACCTCGCACGCATGTGTTATTGTCGTTTGTTTTTCATGTGTGCACGCATCATATTGTCATGGGTATGGCGCATGAGACAGACACGGATGCTAGTTTTACACGTGATTACCAAATTATACCACAAACAAATACAACTCAGTTACCGATTTACGActtaatctatctatctatcaactccatccgtttcagaatgtaagtcattctagcatttcccatatttatattgatgttagtgaatctagacatatatatctatctagattcattaacattaatatgaatgtggaaagtgctagaatgacttacactgtgaaacggaggaagtattatctatctatctatctatctattatattattaaaacagctttgaaaagAAGCACCACTTTcactgtggaggctagaaattccaacattaatcggagaaaaagaaaaaaaaaagaaaaggagagtacaagtagaaatacaatctaaaaatagctgaaattcagaattaaaaataagctatattgaaagaagtttccatataagaacccaatacgagattaatcaaattTCGAAAtagaataaaatccaaaattagaaaaggaaaggagagtccgagtagaaatacaattttaaaatagctgaaattcggaattaaaaatatgcaatattgaaagaagagtccatataagaacccaatatgagattaatcaaaattgggaataaaaataaaaataaaatatgaaattagcaaaaataaaaaagaagagtccaagtatgaatacaatttaaaactaactgaaattcagaattaaaaataagaaatattgaaagaagagcccATATCAGaaccaatacgagattaattaatattaatttggaataaaaataaaaataaagtctgaaattagcaaaaagaaaagaagagttcaagtaggaatacaatttaaaattaactgaaattcggaattaaaaataagcaatattaaaagaagaatcTATATAAGAACTCAATACGAGATTAACTAATATTtagaataaataataaaataatattcaaaataagaaaaactaaaagagagttcaagtaggaaaacaattttgaaacaactgaaattcaaaaaaaaagaacactatacggtattaattaaaatttgaatttttttctaaaattagaaaaagaaaaaaattcaattaggaatacaatttataaataactaaaattagtgataaaaaataaagactgttgaaagaaaaggctatctaaaacacatgacgagataaattaagtaacatgcatataaaggagtagagtaaCAGCGGCGtataaaaactgttaataaaacacaaaatagaatcctaatgacgattaaaaggagggacagcaggtaggccgtgaagcaaacagGTAAGGCGGTTGTCGGGACTTCTagaatgtaaaaaaataaaccctattgataatcatattcaatttttaaaatctcaatgacagtaaaaaggagaagcagcggacggggtgtataggagtatagttgtatagccgccgacggttggtggaacttctagaaaataaaaaatgaattatgaattccaacgatagttatatttgatttttagaatcccaatgacaataaagtgtaGGCAGCGAATGGACTTtagaggagtacagtggcatcatttgacgggacttctaaatattataaaaaataaaacccaacaagacaataaactctaaaacctACAAGGTTcattttttaaaggttcggaacttctaaaaagtaaaaaaaaaaccaatgataatcatgttcgattttaaaatctcaatgacaaatGGACCGTAGAGtagtatagtggcatcgtttgacgggacttctaaatattataaaaattgaaacccAACAATACAATAAATTCTAAAATCTACAAGGTCcattttttaaaggttcggaacttctaaaaagtaaaaaaaaaacccaatgataatcatgttcgattttaaaatctcaatgacaataaataagggaggcagcgggcgagccataaaggagtacaatggcaaagccaccaacggtttggcgggacttctagaaagtaaaaagtTGAACtcgaacgataattatgttcgatttttaaaatcccaatgacaattaaagagaaaaaatagtgaacgggccgtagaggagtataatgataGTGTTTGACGGAActtctataaattataaaaatgaaacccaacgagacaataaactctaaaaactataaactataagatccaatcTTTAAAGGTTTCAAAAAGaataaatagaaatagtggtagatcgagtaaGCAAATAAAGAACAATATGATAGAAGTAAGGGGTAACAGCTGGTGTGACTttttaaaactatataattagaaatacgggGATAATAAGGTTTGGTTTTCAAAATCTTAAGATAAccagatagctatttaataaattttaagcaaAATCATACTGAAAAGGGATTGCCTACACATTTGTCGGGTGATTTTTAACAAGAAATCACCCAGATTTTTTTTACACTTAGATTTATATCCAACGgactataaaataaaataactaatacaaatttgcttattcaatatttttatcaaaattatagtgcacttacatatcatatcaactaaatttacatgtgtaattttagttatatagaactgtaattttatattttaaatacttacatgtcatatcaactgaatttacaaatgtaattttagttatataggactgtaattttatattttaaagaaaataacaaatacatatttacttacactttatttttataaaaattacagtgcacttacatgtcatatcaactgaatttacaaatgtaattttagttctataggactgtaattttatattttaaaaaaaataacaaatacatatttacttacactttagttttatcaaaattacagtgcacttacgtatcatatcaactgaatttacaaatataattttagttagtgtaattacatacaagttgcagtgtaattacactatgagtgtattgtaattacatctgtgaaatttctagaaaaaaatttatcggcaaatatatatataaaaaattgaatAGAATAGGTTTCTAGCGATGGTAGATTTGTTAGGCATGGCCGCATGGTGGTGTAATCTAGTGTGGGATCCTAGCTTTGGCTTGGTTCAGATTTATGCACAAGATTCAAGTGCAGAGAAGGTCGTCCCGTCCGGCGATCGTCTCCACTCATCATGCCCAAAGGGACGAGCACAGTGCGAACAAGATCATCCCGACCGGCTGACCACGCATGCAGCCTCCACCATCGTGCGGTCAGCAAATCCGTGAAATCACTGGGAAAAAAATCACACGACAGATTTCTAGCGAAATCGtactgaaaaatatatgattttgtttaggtgctagccgcgcaattgcgtgggccacccagctagttagcTTAATCAGCAGGAAAATTAGATCTCTATTCTATTCTCGTAGAGTTGTATTACCTATAAAACCTTTTctatttataaattaatttggGGACTATCTATACAACGTTCGACTGAAAATTAGCCTAAAAATCTGTCAAATGTAACTGTAAcataattacaatgtaattttcataattacactatatttatactataattacatatgtaattttcataattacactatatttgcactataattatatatgtaatttgcatgtaactcgcatgtaattatagtataagtAAGATGTAAGTTCAAACTAGATCATAAAAATATTGTAGCCCAATGGGGCAGTCACGCCTTCATCCCATGAGGTCACAGGATCGATCCCTAaatatgattttgtttttcttcctaAAAGCACATATCTTGATGCGTATTAGACTGTTAGCATGAATCTAAGACACATCCAACGGTTTAGAAAGTGAAAGATTTAGCCATCAAAAATCTGTCAATAAATATTTAGCAATCCGATTaatttggtctttttttttcctttcccctcTTATTAACGTGAACAAACTTTTGCGTTTATATCACTTCAAAAATTAATTATCTATTCTGATTTGGATTCAAGGTCAGTGTCAGGATGTCATGTGATTGGTTCATCAATTGCTACGGTTTCACACTCCTATCCGTTTCATCTCtttaactttttaaattttaattaaatcttAACCGTTAATATTCAGGTATATCACAATCCTATGCAGGTTGGTATTTTCTTCCTTTTGTTTAATTAACGTGATAATTTCTTTACATCAAATATATCACAATTTAAGGGCACAGATATTTtattatacatgcatgtataattAGCTAGATTTAGTGTACAACTCTTATCTTCTGTTTCTTATAGATAAAATTGTAGTAGCATTAAAATTTAGTCCTATCATAATCTATTGGTATAGATTTTAATCTACCATTGAGCGCTTAATAGTTAAGCTAATTTTTGCTTGGCCATATGCATGCAAATACATGCATGTCCGATTCCTAGTCAAATTAGTCAAAGTtgccttttttattttaaggatATTGGCTGGTCCCAATCTCTCTAAGATGTTTTTTTTGGGCTCACGTATTTTCCTGGTTGATCTAGaccatccttttttttctagacAAATACGATCCAACGACacatatatttttcctttttttccgattaacgtgggaatttctagcctccacagcgaacgtggtgcctcctttcaaagctgtttttaataatataatataatatataatggataaatagatagatagatatatagatagatagattatatACAAAGGCAAAGCTTTTGTGCCCttatctatctctactattataaaaattgaatatgtttttacCGATATTTTGGTAtatcatccgtgtatgagtcggttcttaagttcgtttgcttttggaaaaacatatccgtatttgagtcggtttctaaaatcattcacttttgataatacagaaggaatcatataagaaatctatttaaaataactcgcatgctaacttgagacgattggactcctaactgcagcttatgattttctaaaaatatatatatccaagagcgaactcccaaaataaatttcattttaattaaaccatataacaataataatattaaaatagatttcacccgttgcaacgcacggacattttttttctatttttttaaaaaggcaAAGCTTTTGTCGGccttataaagaaaaaaaaaatcatttcacAATCCACACCAACCCATTTCCAGAAAATTCCTCTCACTGCGTCATGGCTTGGCGTCTCTCCTTCCTGGACCGACCCTTTTATTTGTCCATCCATAATAATTCCGCGAAAATCTGGTAGCAAGAACACAATCCTCCTGAGTTGAGAGACTACTGCCATAGTGCCATGCATGGCGCTGTGGGGAGGGCTGGGGcaagcggcgacggtggcgcagcTGGTCGGGGCGGACATCGGAGGCCTCATCACCATGATCATGCAGGCGGCGATGACGGCTCAGCAGAACAAGGAGGAGTGCGAGCAGCTCCCCGCCGCGTCTtcaccatcgccgagctgctGCAGCACCTGCAGGATCCCGATGTGCTGCGACGGCCTGAGATCCGGCGGCCGCTGACCGGGCTCGACGACACGCTCCGGGAGGCGCGCGAGCTTGTGCTGGCGTGCCAGGACAAGAGCGCCGTGTACAGGTTGTGTACAGGTTGGCGATGGCCGGGAGGCAGGCTGAAAAGTTCAGGGATGTTCAGAGCAGGATCGACTCCTACCTCCTGCTCTTCCCCGTGATCAGCCACATGGACATCACTCGTCGTCTCGATCGAATCTACAACATCCTGGTTCCGAACGACATGGCCGGGCCAGCTATGTCTCCTGTCTCCATGCCCCAATTCCCCGTCCCAGCCTCCTAGGTACATTCGAATGCATGCATAATATAACCTCAAACTTTCAATTGCAATTTGTACTTGGCTCCAAAGGGAAGCTTAGAATTGAACTCTAATTTTGCCTTTCTTCCGTTATCTGCACATCTCTGTACTAGGATGCTGCTAAGATGTATTGGAAGGAACCACATGGAGTCCAAGAGTTTAGTTTTAACGAGCTCGCAAAGGCGACCAACAACTTTGCCCCTGAAAGAAAGATCGGTGAAGGTGGCTTCGGCTCGGTGTACATGGGAAGGCTTCCTGATGGGCGGGTGGTCGCCATCAAGCACCGTTGTCGGAACTCAGATCAGGGTATGGAGGTGTTCATGGTAGAGATCACAATATCCTCTCCCCCATCCGCTACAAGCACATTGTTCCACTATATGGCTATTGTGATGTGTTGGTCGAGGAGAAGCAGCGGCGCCTCCTGCCACCGTTCCggaaggaaaaggaggagaaaGAGCATCTGCTTGTCTATGAGTACATGGAGAACGGCTCGCTGGATCACCACCTGCACGGCCCaacgtcgtcatcgtcgtcgtcgccagtgATGGCGTCCTGGAAGATACGCATGGAGATACTGCTATAGGTGTGTCGCGGGCCATCGAGTACCTGCAGTCCTGCGGTGAGCAGCCGATTATCCACCGCGACATCAAGACATCCAACATCCTTCTCGATGGCAACTGGGTGCCGCGCTTGACGGACTTTGGGTATGCGTTCACCTGGGAAGGCCCAGGCACTGATATTAATGTTCTTTGTGGTACCATGGGATACATGGCCCCGGAGTACCTTATGACATGGGCTCTGAACCCGACAATCGACATCTACAGTTTCGGTGTTGTGATGCTGGAGGTATTGACGGGGAAGAAACCATATCTCTTTAAAGAAGAAtggaaggaggagaagagagaaaaatgtGAGCAAGATGGAAAGAACACAGAAGAGGACAAGGAGGAGAGTGAacgagaagaagaggagaagacaACAGAAGAACAACATGAGTGGCAAAAGCGGGACGGGTGGTCTAGTGGTCACAGCTTGGCGTCTTTAACGCCACTGATTGAGGCGGGGGAGGTGTGGAAGGTGCTGGACAGGCGGCCGGCAGCGGAGCCAACGGCGAGGCAGCTGGAGGCGGCGGAACTGGTGGCGCAGACGGCAGCTCGCTGCCTGCGGCTGCGGTGGGAGGAGCGTCCAGCCATTTCGGAAGTCGTGGCCAATCTAGAGAAGGCGCTCGAGCTCGTCCGTTGCGACGGGTAGGCGGTAGCATAGCGTGGGCTCCCGAGACATCTTATGTGAATAATTGGGCAATGTATATTCTCATCATGTAATAATTAACGCTGttgcttctcttctcttttttttttgtgcgcaTACACAATTAAACATACCAATGTGGTGTGATCAACGAACAGAATCTTATCTTTTTTTGCTGATTTCTAATGTCCACTTGTGCAGCTGTGCTGAACCAACAACCCCCCCGGATCACTTGCTCTTAGCTTGTGCTGTGAATTCAACTGTTAAGCTAGGTGCCTCCCAATATCTTCCTGTTCACCTGTTTGAGTGTAAGAAATAGTTGAAGACGCACGAATTTTAACTGGTTTTGCTCCCATTAGCAccaaaaaaatcaacaaaatataaggccttgtttagttggggaaaatttttggatttggTTGTCAAATCAgatatacgaacacacatttgaagtattaaacatagtctaataacaaaacaaattacatattctgtcagaaaactgcgagacggatttattaagcctaattaatccgttattagcaaatgtttactgtagcacttcattgtcaaatcatgacgcaattaggcttaaaatattcgtctcgcaatttacacgcaatctgcgtaattatttttttcctatatttaatgctttatgcatgtgtccaaacattcgatatggCAGCGTGgaaatttttgttttgagaaCTGAATGTTCCGAACGTTAGCAGCCCTGCTACTGCTCTTTCTTCGTATTGTCCCCACACCTTCTCCCTGCTCTTAAAACTAAGAATCTCATGCATGTCTGTGCAGCAGAATCCTCTGTCCGTCTGGCCTGTTGCAGCAATATCCTGcaggactaaaatttagtcttCGGATCAAAACACCACCTAAAGCTGGGTTCATAGGGCTCACCGGCTCAGAATGTATTCAATGGATGATTGCAACCGACGTATTTTCCCGGAAATGTTTATCAAAAACCTGATAATAGTTGgggtttcaaataaaaaaaaacctgatAATAGTTACAGTCTGCAGTAACGGACACTGGGCTTCCTTTGCgcggcatttcatcgaacacttgGAGCTCAAGACCAATCATACCAGTATACCGTAGCCTCTCCGGCGAGTCAAACCTTCCGCTCCTTCTCTCTTTCAAGAGAGCTCGAGGCGACCGCAAAGCCATGGCCGGGCGTGTTGTGGCGTGAGACTGTTTGCACTATCTGCCCGATTGCTCCCCTGCAGCcctgccgacgccgcctccgcggccTCGTCATCGTCGAGGGATTTTGCTGCTCTAGTGGAGACGAATCGCTAGGCCGAAACGGGGTCGCGGTTGACGTGCCTCCGTATGGGCCAGAATTGCGGTAGTATGGGCCGGCCCTATAAGTAAGTggaccggggggggggggggggtcggagAAGAGAACTACTAGTACTCCAGTTCCAGTATTAGCAAGCAGCAGGTTACTCGATCGATCACGTTGCAGCGTTGCTTGGTTTGCATGCTAGCGGATCTCACAAATGCCATGATGCCAACTGGGATCGGAATTCAAAACTCCGACCTCCTTTGGCATCTCCACAAACCGTATATTCATCAAGCATTCGCGGCCAGATTATTTAACACTGAACCGATAATGCTATCAAGCATTCTATAAAACAGAGTCAGTGATCACTTGGGTGTTGGTATGTTCATGTGCATGCCGCAGGGGACAGCTAGGATGCGGCGGCGTTGATCCGGCGAGGCGAACATGAGTCGGTGGATGGGG harbors:
- the LOC9267782 gene encoding putative serine/threonine-protein kinase-like protein CCR3 — protein: MALWSGLGQAATVAQLVGADVGGLISMIMQAAMTAQQNKKECEQLARRVFTIAELLQHLQDPDLLRRPEIRRPLTGLDDTLREAHELVLSCQDKSAVYQLVMARRQADRFRDVQSRIDSYLLLVPVISLLDITRRLDRIYNILLPTNTPGPSMPAFSVPPNPSPPAQVATQFVWRGTHGVKEFTFKELTTATNNFSLDRKIGQGAFATVYMGRLPDGREVAIERTLETSGIGKIDIMRELSILRSISHQHIVRVFGSCVKEKRQLLPPFRKKEEEILLVLEYIENDTLDKHLHGPRSSSPVMTSWKTRIEILLGVSRAIEYMQSYGERPVIHRDVKPSNILLDASWAPHLTDFLWALTWEGPGHQENIIGTYGYLAPECVIAGTLNPTVDVYSLGVVMLEVLTGKKPYFSKEEWEKEKTEERVEEEKREECEQEGKNTEEGKESEREEDGKTKEEWHEWRKREMFSRRHNLVSFALPLIEAGEVWKVLDKRPAAEPTPRQLEAAELVAQMAVRCLLLQWEERPPISEVVANLENALELAHCDG